The genomic interval TGGGCAGCCGCGTCGCCCCGACGCCGCGCGGACGTCCTGAGGGGTGCCTTCGACCTGCTGCAGGAACGCAAGGAGGACGCCGCGTTGCTCATGACGCTCGAGATGGGCAAGCCCCTGGCCGAGGCGCGCGGCGAGGTGGCCTACGGCGGCGAGTTCCTACGCTGGTTCAGCGAGGAAGCCACCCGCATCCAAGGGCGTTACGGGCCCAACCCGGAGAACACCGGACGCATGATCGTCACCCAGCACCCGGTGGGGCCCTGTTTCCTCATCACGCCGTGGAACTTTCCTCTGGCGATGGCCACTCGGAAGATCGCTCCCGCACTGGCCGCCGGGTGCACGATGGTGGTCAAGCCCGCGGCTCTGACGCCGTTGACCACCTTGTTCCTGGTGGCACTGTTGGAGGAGGCGGGCCTGCCCGCGGGGGTGGTCAACGTGGTGACGACGTCGTCGTCGTCGGCGCTGTCCGAACCGATCATCACCGACCCCCGGTTGCGCAAGGTCTCGTTCACCGGGTCCACCCCGGTCGGGCAGTCCCTGTTGCGGCAAGCTGCCGACGGGGTGCTGCGCACCTCGATGGAACTCGGCGGCAACGCACCGTTCGTCGTGTTCGACGACGCCGACCTGGACAAGGCCGTCGACGGCGCGATGGCTGCGAAGTTCCGCAACATCGGGCAGGCGTGCACTGCCGCCAACCGGTTCATCGTGCACTCGTCCGTCGCGGGGGAGTTCGCTCGGCGGGTCACCGACCGTGTCGAGCAGTTCGTCGTCGGACGCGGAACCGATCCCGACGTGACCATCGGTCCCCTCATCGACGAGAAGGCCGTCGCCAAGACGGACGAGTTGGTGGCCGATGCCGTCTCGCGTGGTGCGGCCGTCACCACCGGTGGACAGCGCATCGACGGTCCGGGGACGTTCTACGCTCCCACGGTGCTCACGGGTGTGACCGCCGGCAGCGCCGTGCTGCGGGAGGAGATCTTCGGGCCCGTTCTCGCTGTCGCCACCTTCGATTCCGAGGATGAGGCGGTGCGGTTGGCGAATGACACCGAGTACGGCCTGGTGTCCTACGTCTACACCGAGAGCCTGTCCCGTGGTCAGCGAATGATCGAACGCCTGCACACCGGGATGATGGGACTCAACGTGGGCGTTGTGTCCAACGCTGCAGCGCCGTTCGGAGGCTGGAAGATGTCCGGCCTGGGGCGCGAGGGCGGGACCGAGGGCATCCACGAGTACCTGCAGACGAAGTACACGCTGACGCCATCACCGTTCCTTCCTGCATGATCGTCCGGTTCGGGTCTGTCGGAGCGAGTGCTCGAGCACGCTCCACTGGTGTTCGGGCGTCATGGATTCCGGTGCCAGGCTCGCCGTCACCTGGAACCCCATGAGAACGGTCAGCACGTTGTCCGCCGCCACGGGGAGGTCGATCGAGTCGATCTCCCCGTCGGTGACGGCGTCCTTGAGGTGGCGCTCGATGAGGCGGCGCCACTCGTCCCACGCGGCGGTACTGGCGGCCCGCGTGTCCTCGTCGTACATCGCCCGCTGCCACAGTGCGGTGGCGATCCGTGCTTCGAGCAGGGACTCCTCGGTGACGGGCATGATCTCTCCGCACACCGCTCGCAAAGCAGACAACCCGCGGGCGTCACCCGAGGCGCGGACGATCCGTTCGTTCGTCGCGGCGAACACGAGTTCGTGTGCGGCGCGGAGAAGCGCGTCCTTGTCGGCGAAGTAGTACGCGAGTACGCCGTTCGCGTAACCGGCCTCCTCGGCG from Rhodococcus sp. NBC_00297 carries:
- a CDS encoding TetR/AcrR family transcriptional regulator, which codes for MPKVVDHDQRRREIIDVVWRLLATRGMAALSMRAIAEEAGYANGVLAYYFADKDALLRAAHELVFAATNERIVRASGDARGLSALRAVCGEIMPVTEESLLEARIATALWQRAMYDEDTRAASTAAWDEWRRLIERHLKDAVTDGEIDSIDLPVAADNVLTVLMGFQVTASLAPESMTPEHQWSVLEHSLRQTRTGRSCRKER
- a CDS encoding NAD-dependent succinate-semialdehyde dehydrogenase, whose translation is MTITEQSLLDSVPGGLFIGGQWRPSSTGDVLDVRDPATGDVIKQIADATPADGLAALDAADTAAAAWAAASPRRRADVLRGAFDLLQERKEDAALLMTLEMGKPLAEARGEVAYGGEFLRWFSEEATRIQGRYGPNPENTGRMIVTQHPVGPCFLITPWNFPLAMATRKIAPALAAGCTMVVKPAALTPLTTLFLVALLEEAGLPAGVVNVVTTSSSSALSEPIITDPRLRKVSFTGSTPVGQSLLRQAADGVLRTSMELGGNAPFVVFDDADLDKAVDGAMAAKFRNIGQACTAANRFIVHSSVAGEFARRVTDRVEQFVVGRGTDPDVTIGPLIDEKAVAKTDELVADAVSRGAAVTTGGQRIDGPGTFYAPTVLTGVTAGSAVLREEIFGPVLAVATFDSEDEAVRLANDTEYGLVSYVYTESLSRGQRMIERLHTGMMGLNVGVVSNAAAPFGGWKMSGLGREGGTEGIHEYLQTKYTLTPSPFLPA